Proteins from a single region of Aythya fuligula isolate bAytFul2 chromosome 3, bAytFul2.pri, whole genome shotgun sequence:
- the KBTBD11 gene encoding kelch repeat and BTB domain-containing protein 11, whose amino-acid sequence MEGSGAVEEEESGAGPGTPPLTLASPCGFSSSLCFSAATTECGAPSPASTGGRVVESQWEINSAASESEEEEANNAQGTPSGTQPVGRPVEEPDLVIEVSGQRIRAHKSVLAAKSDYFRARASRDILRVKGVSYGALRLLIDYVYTARMGEVRHDNLAEVVSGARVLQMPCALHCAAEAMRAQLRLDNCYQLLCLAKKQRLAELREAAYRFMSDHYLEVLREPGVYGRLSGAERDLILQRRLEAGRRCLLVAEVSDAFERPGGGSRPQSRESSRPQSPSSVVSLEDSGSLIHCYHEASREWRVLTRLPEEANAKGCAMCVLHNYLFLAGGIAAGPAGSEPRARLSDKVFCYNPLTDTWSQVRPLAQPRSQLKLLALDGYLYAVGGECLFTVEKYDPRADRWSPVAPLPKGAFAVAHEATTCNGEIYVSGGSLFYRLLKYDPKRDEWQECPYNSSRRRSADMVAFKNFIYRFDVSSGRGGEQGPGGGTSGGVEVFRYNTVAKRWSQCASLRPSGGPVQPFRCAALGNTIYCVNRTGTLRFCLAQDGEVEADGGLKGTFDGELLKAPFDAKGVLLPFVLTLPEKLEKAGDQEGSLPL is encoded by the coding sequence ATGGAGGGCAGCGGCgcagtggaggaggaggagagcggggccgggcccggcaCCCCACCGCTTACCTTGGCCTCTCCTTGCGGCTTCAGCTCCTCCCTGTGCTTCAGCGCTGCTACCACCGAGTGTGGGGCCCCATCGCCAGCCTCCACTGGTGGCCGCGTGGTGGAGAGCCAGTGGGAGATCAACAGCGCAGCCTCCGAgtcggaggaggaggaggccaaCAACGCACAGGGGACACCATCGGGCACGCAGCCCGTAGGGCGGCCGGTGGAGGAGCCCGACCTGGTGATCGAGGTGTCGGGGCAACGAATCCGGGCTCACAAGTCGGTGCTGGCAGCCAAGAGCGACTATTTCCGTGCCCGTGCCTCGCGGGACATCCTGCGGGTGAAGGGGGTGAGCTATGGGGCGCTGCGGCTCCTCATTGACTATGTCTACACCGCCCGCATGGGCGAGGTGCGCCACGACAACCTGGCCGAGGTGGTGAGCGGCGCCCGCGTCCTCCAGATGCCCTGCGCCCTGCACTGCGCCGCCGAGGCCATGCGTGCCCAGCTCCGCCTCGACAACTGCTAccagctgctgtgcctggccAAGAAGCAGCGGCTGGCGGAGCTGCGGGAGGCCGCCTACCGCTTCATGAGCGACCACTACCTGGAGGTGCTGCGGGAGCCGGGCGTCTACGGCCGCCTCAGCGGTGCCGAAAGGGACCTCATTCTGCAGCGGCGGCTGGAGGCAGGTCGGCGCTGCCTCTTGGTGGCCGAGGTCAGCGACGCCTTTGAGCGGCCAGGCGGCGGCAGCCGGCCCCAGAGCCGCGAGAGCAGCCGCCCGCAGAGCCCCTCCTCCGTGGTGTCGCTGGAGGACAGCGGCTCCCTCATCCACTGCTACCATGAGGCCAGCCGCGAGTGGAGGGTGCTGACACGCCTGCCCGAGGAGGCCAACGCCAAGGGCTGCGCCATGTGCGTCCTCCACAACTACCTCTTCCTGGCGGGGGGCAttgcggcggggccggcgggcaGCGAGCCCCGGGCCCGCCTCTCCGACAAGGTCTTCTGCTACAACCCCCTCACCGACACCTGGAGCCAGGTGCGCCCGCTGGCGCAGCCCCGCTCGCAGCTCAAGCTGCTGGCTCTGGACGGCTACCTCTATGCTGTGGGGGGCGAGTGCCTCTTCACCGTGGAGAAGTACGACCCGCGGGCTGACCGCTGGAGCCCCGTGGCGCCTCTGCCCAAGGGTGCCTTCGCCGTGGCTCACGAGGCCACCACCTGCAACGGGGAGATCTACGTCTCGGGGGGGTCCCTCTTCTACCGCCTGCTCAAGTACGACCCCAAGCGTGACGAGTGGCAGGAGTGCCCTTACAACAGCAGCCGCCGGCGCTCTGCTGACATGGTGGCCTTCAAGAACTTCATCTACCGCTTTGACGTCAGCAGCGGCCGCGGTGGAGAGCAGGGCCCGGGTGGGGGCACCAGCGGCGGCGTGGAAGTTTTCCGGTACAACACGGTGGCCAAACGCTGGAGCCAGTGTGCCAGCCTGCGGCCTAGCGGTGGCCCCGTCCAGCCCTTCCGCTGCGCCGCCTTGGGCAACACCATCTACTGCGTCAACCGGACCGGCACCCTCCGCTTCTGCTTAGCCCAGGATGGCGAGGTGGAGGCGGATGGCGGGCTCAAGGGCACCTTCGACGGAGAGCTTCTCAAAGCTCCCTTTGACGCCAAGGGCGTCCTCCTACCCTTCGTGCTTACCCTGCCGGAGAAGCTGGAGAAAGCAGGGGACCAGGAGGGCTCTCTCCCACTGTGA